A region of the Streptomyces durocortorensis genome:
GATTCCGACGCGGCCGAGTTCGCCGCCCTCCTCTCCGAACGCGGCAAGGGAACACCCACGGTCGAGGAGACCCGGACGGACATCGCGAAGCTGCTCGCCGCGACCGTTTCCACCGGGATCGCCCTGCTGCCCGTCCAACGCCGCGACGAAGGCGACTTCATCGGCTACTGCGGGCTGATCATCGGCCGCTCCACCCTGGAGGAACCGGAAATCGCCTACGAGCTGTTCCGGCACGCGCACGGGCGCGGCTACGCCACCGAGGCGGCCGCAGCGGTGCTCGATGCGGCCACCGCGACCGGCCGGAAGCGGCTGTGGTCGACCGTCGGCACCTGGAACACCCCGTCGCTCCGCGTCCTGGAGAAGCTCGGGTTCGAGCGGGATCGCGTCTCCACGGAAGAGAACGGCGACGTCTTCTGGCTCACCCGCTCGCTGCCGTAGTTCGGTCAGCAGTCCGGAATCACCACGCCGATGTCGTCGCGGGCCTCGTCGTTGCCCCAGCGGGGGAGGCAGTACGCGGAGACGCGGACCGCCGGCACCCGACCCTCCATGTAGTATCATGTACTACATGGAGACCACGGCCCGCGAGTTCAACCAGAGATCCTCACAGATCCTCGCCGCGGCAGCACGCGGCGAGACCATCACCGTCACCAAGAACGGCACCGCCGTCGCACGCGTCGTACCCATCACCGAGGACGACATCCCCCCCTACCCCACCGACCCGATGGGCACCATAGACCTCCCCGACCTCGGCCTGCCCGACCTCACCGACGAGGACATCGAGGATGTGCTCAAGGGGATGGGATCGTGAGCCTGGTTGCCATCGCCGACACCAACGCCCTCTACCGGCTCCTCGACCCACGACTCACCGGCCATGAAGCACACAAGAAGGCGCTGGCAACGATCAGCCACCTGATCGTC
Encoded here:
- a CDS encoding type II toxin-antitoxin system Phd/YefM family antitoxin; translation: METTAREFNQRSSQILAAAARGETITVTKNGTAVARVVPITEDDIPPYPTDPMGTIDLPDLGLPDLTDEDIEDVLKGMGS
- a CDS encoding GNAT family N-acetyltransferase, giving the protein MPTYSTMPFHLETERLLLRPWADSDAAEFAALLSERGKGTPTVEETRTDIAKLLAATVSTGIALLPVQRRDEGDFIGYCGLIIGRSTLEEPEIAYELFRHAHGRGYATEAAAAVLDAATATGRKRLWSTVGTWNTPSLRVLEKLGFERDRVSTEENGDVFWLTRSLP